The segment AAGTCAAAGTGTTTATGATTTATTGGTGAAGAAAATCGACAAGGTACGTTTTGATATAGTGGAAGATGCGATTCATAACGAGGCTGCTTGGCGAGAGAGGCTCCCTGCCATGTTTGAGTTTTTGTTTAAATAAATCGTTTTTCAGATTAAAAAGGACTCACCACTAAGAATGAGTCCCTTTCATATTTATTTTCTTAAAATGTTTCATATATTACATTTTCATCCAATGGAAAACGTAAAGTACCGTGAGCTTCAGCGGCTGCTTTACCAACTGATATTAACATAATAGGGATATAGCGTTCCGGAATGTTAAATTCTCTTCTGAATGCAACTTTATCAAATCCACCCATCGGCACAGTGTCATAGCCTTTTTCTTTTGCAGCTAGCATCAATTGCATGGAAGCTAGAGAAGCATTCATAACTGCTTCATCACGGGCAAATTGATCGTTCGTATATGCGCCGTGGATCTGGTTCGTCAGAATTTCTTTTACCTCCGGAGTCATGAACCCCTTCTTCACCACTTCACTGTACACTCTTTCCGCATTGTGGTTTGCTTCAAGATCACCTAATATTGCAATAGTGACAGAGCTATCCACCACTTGCTGTTGATTGTAGGCAATTGGTAAAAGTCTTTCTTTCTGATTTTCAGATTGTATCACAAGGAACTTCCAATGTTGCAGGTTCCAAGAAGATGGTGCAGTGATGGTTGCCTCTAATATGTCTTGAAGATCTTTTTGAGGCATATCGTATTGGGTATATTTGCGGACAGAATGACGGTCTTTCATTGTTTCGATTGCTGATTTTGTAGTTGTGTTATTCATGAAGAATTCTCTCCTTCTTCTTGTTGAATTTATTTACTAATCATTTTTAACACATGAATATCTCAATGTCAAAATATATATATTCGAGATAATCGGAGGTTTCATGTGTCATTTGAACGAAATGGAATGAATCGATATATATTTTTCCCGGTTCACAAGAAAAAACTCCATTTAAATAGTAAAGATTTTTTTAGCAACGTGCAACAAAAAAGGTGTCTCCATTACTTCATAGAATACACCTTTTACTTTATTAACTATTTCTTTTCATATGACTCCATATTAATCTGATTTGCCCACGATGGTTCAATTCATCCTCAAATACATGAAACCAACGAAAATAGTTGTTTGCCTTATGTTTAGGACCAAATGGGAACTCTTCGTCCAACCACTTATCTTCTTTTTTCTTAAGTTGGGATTTAGTCTGCTCCCTAACTTTGTCGAGCTTTTGAATATAGAAGGAAGCATCATTACCTTTGGATTCTTTAAACGCACTATCACCTAGTATCAAGCCAGCCTCCAACTTCTGCATTTCTTCCTCTGTAGGATTTCTTTCTTCAAAGGTGAGTATTTGATAAACCTCTTCAACACATGCAATATGTAATAATAAACTACCTATAGAATTTCCTTGTCCTTTTATTCTGTAGTCTAATTCTTCCACCGATAAATCCTGTATAGCCTCAATCGTAGTCCCCCTGGCATACTCCATCATAGCCAAAAGCCGACCTATCTCATGTGAATATCCTTCAGTAGATTCCAAAATAAACGTTTTATCCTTTATTGTTGCCATGATATAGCCCCCTTATTGTTTCAAATGATTTCAACCAGTTAATGATTGTAAAAAAGACATTTACTGAGGCCATCACGTTATTTGTTATTAAATAAAAGATATCTTTGTCAATTTACTGTCCAAAACATCCCACTTACAAGCGATACTGGAGTAAATACTGTCCGAAAATTAATAATACAATCCAAGTGGAAGCTTTTACCGTCCAAAGGCTTGCAAATACATGCGAACCGACAAAAAAACGACCTATCTCCCTAAGCACCTCCGTTCTAGGTACTCTCGATATATGCGTTTTCCTTGAATTTGTGTTGACCTACACTGCCAGGCAAAAAATTTAGTTGCTAAAGTAAATTCGCTAATTTATAATTTCTTCATCATAAAAACACAATTAGGATCTTCTTCATAATCAGCAAACGGCTCACAATAGTCAAAGCCATAACTTTTATAAAGTTTCTGTGCAGGATAAAAAGCCTCCATTGAACCCGTTTCAAGATACAGCCTCTGATACCCCCGTTCATTTGCTGCCCTAATAATGGATTGAAGCATTTGTCCTCCTATACCCTTTCTCAAATGCAACGATGAGGTGCGCATAGATTTAACTTCTCCACTTTCTGCATCCAACTCCTTAAGAGCTCCACACCCAACAACCTCTTCACCTTCCCACACGCTCCAAAAAGTAACATCTGGTTTTCTCAAAGCCTCAAGGTCTAAATAATGGTTGCTCTCTGGCGGAGAGAGAAGATTTAATTTTCTCATATGCTCCTCTACAAAAGTAATGACAGCTGGGTGTTTGACATCATCAATTAATATTTTCATTTGGCATCTCTCCTCTTTGAAATTTATACCGAAATTATCCTGTTATCCTTTGTGCTTTTTCACTTATTCATTTCTTTCCTTATTTTTTTAATTGTACAACCATATATATGTTAAAAAACATGGATGCAATAAGAAAGGTGTAGAGCATTTCTTCCATCCCCATTATTCCAAAAAGTAGAGAAAAAAGGACTACTAAAATAGCTAGAATAATTCCATTAAACATTAGCCCTCCTCCTATATGATTGATACAGCATGATTTGGAAATCTTAAAGCAATGGAAGCACCTGAAGAGAAAATCACTTCGAAGGAAATTGTGAACGGTTTCTCATCGTTTTGAGCAAGAAATAATTCATATGTAAAATATTTCACTTTCTCTTCCCCTTTTACACCTCTGACCGATATCTTATTTTAGCATTAAATTCCAATAACTGACCATAAAAAAATGAATCCAAAAAAGGATTCATCCTACACTTTCTTTACAAACTCCGTCTTCAGCTGCATGGCACCAAATCCATCAATTTTACACTCAATATCATGATCCCCATCGACAAGTCGGATATTTTTCACCTTTGTTCCCTGTTTCACAACAGAAGAACTGCCTTTTACTTTTAAGTCTTTTATGACAGTGACCGTATCTCCATCTATGAGGATATTACCATTTGCATCCTTGTACACTTTCTCTTCTTCTACACTCTCCGTACCTGGTGTCCATTCATAAGCACATTCTGGACATACCAGTAAGTTTCCATCTTCATATGTATATTCGGATTTACATTTTGGACAGTTTGGTAATGTTGACATGTTCTGCTTCCTCCATTTACGCTCTATTTTCACACTTTTTAGCATAGCATAGTTTTTTCTTAAAATTAATCATACATTTTTTCCCTTAATTACTAAATTACATGATATAATTCTTTCAAATTCATATCCGGGGTGAAACGATGATACTCGAAAACCAGAAATCAGAAGTCAAGATATATCCTACTAATCTAATGAAACAAAAAGAAACCACAACAAAACTTGCCATTATTCTACCTGGAGCCGGTTACACTTCTCAAGGGCCGTTGTTGCACTTTTCTTCCGGGCACTTCTTCAACCAGGGGTTCGATGTACTTCAAATCAATTACCGATTTAGCGAAGCGGAACTTGATCCTTTTGATTCGGAAGGATTTTCTACAAATGTTTTACTTACGTTGGATGAGACATTGAAAGAAACACACTATGATCAACTTGTAATAGTAGCCAAATCGATTGGGACACTTGCATTGACGAAATTAATTGAGCATCAAAAATATAAAAACACATCAGCAATTTGGCTCACTCCTTTATTACATCGTGATGACGTGTATCAAACCATGTTACAGAATGAGAACAATGCCCTCTGTATCATCGGCGATAAAGATTTCTGCTATCGGGAAGAGCGATTTGCAAACCTAGTATCTAATTCAACAACAAAAACTCTACTGATCCCTAACGGAGATCACAGTCT is part of the Sutcliffiella sp. FSL R7-0096 genome and harbors:
- a CDS encoding GNAT family N-acetyltransferase, whose translation is MKILIDDVKHPAVITFVEEHMRKLNLLSPPESNHYLDLEALRKPDVTFWSVWEGEEVVGCGALKELDAESGEVKSMRTSSLHLRKGIGGQMLQSIIRAANERGYQRLYLETGSMEAFYPAQKLYKSYGFDYCEPFADYEEDPNCVFMMKKL
- a CDS encoding alpha/beta hydrolase; translation: MKQKETTTKLAIILPGAGYTSQGPLLHFSSGHFFNQGFDVLQINYRFSEAELDPFDSEGFSTNVLLTLDETLKETHYDQLVIVAKSIGTLALTKLIEHQKYKNTSAIWLTPLLHRDDVYQTMLQNENNALCIIGDKDFCYREERFANLVSNSTTKTLLIPNGDHSLENKEDVLGSIDMLKDVIESVIQFSY
- a CDS encoding zinc ribbon domain-containing protein YjdM encodes the protein MSTLPNCPKCKSEYTYEDGNLLVCPECAYEWTPGTESVEEEKVYKDANGNILIDGDTVTVIKDLKVKGSSSVVKQGTKVKNIRLVDGDHDIECKIDGFGAMQLKTEFVKKV
- a CDS encoding DinB family protein, with translation MATIKDKTFILESTEGYSHEIGRLLAMMEYARGTTIEAIQDLSVEELDYRIKGQGNSIGSLLLHIACVEEVYQILTFEERNPTEEEMQKLEAGLILGDSAFKESKGNDASFYIQKLDKVREQTKSQLKKKEDKWLDEEFPFGPKHKANNYFRWFHVFEDELNHRGQIRLIWSHMKRNS
- a CDS encoding nitroreductase family protein, encoding MNNTTTKSAIETMKDRHSVRKYTQYDMPQKDLQDILEATITAPSSWNLQHWKFLVIQSENQKERLLPIAYNQQQVVDSSVTIAILGDLEANHNAERVYSEVVKKGFMTPEVKEILTNQIHGAYTNDQFARDEAVMNASLASMQLMLAAKEKGYDTVPMGGFDKVAFRREFNIPERYIPIMLISVGKAAAEAHGTLRFPLDENVIYETF